In the genome of Ferrovibrio terrae, the window GAGTTGTGGCCTCGTGATTCATGAATAACAGACGGAAAAATGGTTTGCCTTTCTCAATTTCGAACTCTTCTCTGCTAAAATTGACTATGGCTGTAGCTAAGGGGCCATCCCACCCGGGATCAACAATGCCTAATGTGAGAGCCAATACTCCATCATGAGTCCAACTGGTTTTGAGTGTCGCCAAACCAGTTACATCATGGGGGATTTTAAATGTTTCCCTAGACACCACCCAGACTAATCCACGAGGGCGTAGTGTATAGCTCTGGGATGAAATGGTCTTTCCACCTGTTATAATTTCGCCGACTGTTGCGTCATATGTTGTTGCGCGCGCTGATGCTTGAGCGGGCGCATCCCCAACAGTAACGATAGCTTTGGCTAGAATTTGTTGGCTCGTGAGTATCATGGAACCCTCAAATAGAAATTTATTACAAATATGAAACCTAAGGTATTTTTAAATCAAACGGAGGCTGATCGCCACTACTTATGGCGCGCCGTACTGGAGAGTTCGAAATCGGAGGATCCGAAAGCAAAACTTACCGCTACATCGGCCGTCGGGGCAGTAATTGCTGATAATAATAGTGTAATCGCAGCGTCAGCTAATGTTCTTCCTTACAAGCTCAAAGAAGCATTTAAAAAGAGCAGAAAACGCGTCACGCTTCAAAACAGAGAGTTTGTAATTGAGCACGCGGAGCGAGCGGCAATTTATAAAATGCTGCTGGACGGTCGAAGCCCCTCTGGTGCGACCTTATATTGCACTCGCTTCCCTTGTAGCGACTGCGCCCGCGCAATTGTGACTGCAGGAATTCGTCGAATAGTTCTTGCTCAAGGGTTTGGCAAAGACAAATCTCATTGGAGGCACCAACAAAGGGCCGCCAAAGATTTGCTAATTGATAGTGGCGTAAAGATTAGATTCTTTAAGTTATAGCGGAATCAATGGGGCCGCTCGCAAAGAGCCGAATACACTGCAATATTGAAAAGATACATAAATATTGGAGAAGATGGAGCGGGCGAAGGGATTCGAACCCTCGACCCCAACCTTGGCAAGGTTGTGCTCTACCCCTGAGCTACGCCCGCTCGGCGCCGGTAAATCCGGCCAAAACCGGTCTACCGAAGACTGGCCGGGGCGACCCGGCGACGTTCTGGCCGGAGCCTGAACGACCAACCGGCGGGGTGCCGGTTGCAGGCGCGCACTATACCCAGCCGAAAACCCGATGCAAGCGTCTCGTTTGACAAAATAACCGGCAAAAGAGTCGCCCGGCCAATGGCTTCCGCCAGTGGAAGATTGCCGCCAAGCGGCTGGCGAAACTGGGGTTATTCGGGCATCGGCGGGGGAAAGCCCTTGCGCGCTCAGGACGGCTCCTGTATCTGGTGCCACCTCGCGGGCGGCCGGTCCGCCGCGATTATGGGTCCCCATCGTCTAGAGGCCCAGGACGGCGCCCTCTCACGGC includes:
- a CDS encoding deoxycytidylate deaminase; translated protein: MKPKVFLNQTEADRHYLWRAVLESSKSEDPKAKLTATSAVGAVIADNNSVIAASANVLPYKLKEAFKKSRKRVTLQNREFVIEHAERAAIYKMLLDGRSPSGATLYCTRFPCSDCARAIVTAGIRRIVLAQGFGKDKSHWRHQQRAAKDLLIDSGVKIRFFKL